In Lolium rigidum isolate FL_2022 chromosome 7, APGP_CSIRO_Lrig_0.1, whole genome shotgun sequence, the DNA window CTAACCACGATGGCGGCGAGGAGGCTGCTGCAGGCGcccacctcctccttctcctccacgcCGGGGGCGCACACCATCGCCAACGACAGGgacatcatcgtcatcctcgcctcgcTCCTCTGCGCGCTCATCTGCGTCCTCAGCATCGGCCTCGTCGCGCGCTGCGCCTGCTCCCGCCGCCTCGGCATCGGCCCCGCCTCAgctgcagccgccgccgctgccaacagGGGCGTCAAGAAGTCCGTGCTCCGCGCCATCCCCACCGTCGCctacgtcgccgccgtccccgaaACCGGCACCGGCAAAGCGGCGGCAACGGACGAGGAGGCCGCAGCGCCGGAGTGCGCCATCTGCCTCGCCGAGTTCGAGGACGGCGAGGCCATGCGCGTGCTGCCGCAGTGCGGCCACGCCTTCCACGCCCTCTGCGTCGACAAGTGGCTGCGCGGCCACTCCTCCTGCCCCTCCTGCCGCCGGATACTGGGCGTCCGCCTGCCGGCCGGCGAGCGCTGCCAGCGCTGCGGCGCGCGGCCCGACCCCGCCGCGGCACGCTGGAAGCCGGCTCCACACTGCGGCGAGAAGCCGAACTTCTTGCCGTAGCAGGCGCCGCAGCGCAGGTGCTCCGCTGCATCTTACCAGCTTGCTACATTTGTAAATAGTAAAGCATCGAACTACTAGTCCCATGCAATTAGCTTGGGTTAGGATGACGCGAAACTGTGAATATTGCTCTGCAGTTCTAGTTGACATTATATATAGATGTCCCGATCTCGAGTAAGTTGACATGATTCACGCTTGTAAGATGTCTGTATCACTGTGATGGTTATCTGGACCATGGCTTTCAAAATGCATAGAACCGAGTATATTCCTCCAAAAATCTTTTTCAAATGCGTCCTGCATGGTGTAGCCGACCTTTATtactatttcttttatttcttaAAAGAATAATTAATAAAGAGCCGATAAACAACATACATCATAAAACTCAAAGCCACCACCCAACACCTATAAACTCACTAATGATCTATAAACTCACTAATGATCGAAAGCCGTCTCAATAGGGCATCTATGTCCGTGGAAAGAGTGCAAGATACTTATCTTCAAAGCTGATGGATGAGGCCATCTACAACGCTATGACCTAAACCGCACACAAAACATTGCCCTTTTTTACATTTGGGTCATCTCCCGGATCAAGACACTATGCCTGCCGGCGATCCCAAACGCATGTCGACCCAAATTTTAtgtatttttttctcttttccccTATACTAGTTCACCGCCGCGCGTTGTACTAGTACTAGTTCACCGCCGCATGTTGTACTACTACTAGTTCACCGCTGAGGGCGACGAGGAAGTCTGAGGTCAAGCCGGTTGGCGCGGAGCTGCGACAACTTCCAACTCCTTCATCATCCTCTCCAATTCCATCAAGGAGCTCATGCCTTCCTGCATAGCCTCCGCGACAGCCATGACGAGCGAGTGTGACAGCTTTGGCCCTCACCCCAGCCAATTCCGCTCCGTCAACAGCGTCTCCAAACACCCGCGAGAGCATGCTCGGGTCAGGCATAACGCTCTCGCCTCGTGCACGTTGACGACGAGGCGCACGTCGATGAGATGGCTGGCCTTCATCGGCTACAAGGCGCAGGATGTCCATCTGGGGCGTTCCTTTGTCCCTAGCCCTCTCCTCCAGGCCCTCCGGCAGCACGCCAACATCCAGACTCTCTTCCCAAATGAATCACACGCCGTTCGCCTCCAATGCGGCaatcttcctcctctcgctcctGCGCACCCCTCTCCACCAACGACATCTCTACCACCTTCCTCCTCCTAGCCAACACCGATTGTCTCTTTTCCGCGTCCGCGCCTGACATCCAGGGCCCGATGGTCTCCAACGTGGGGCAGGGCTGCTATGAGTACTTTCCGTGCATCGGCCTATGCCTCACGGCCAACCATCACAGGTTAAGGCGAACGTTCGCTGCGACCTTACCACGGCATGTAGACGGTCGGTGCGAGCTCTTGCCCCGGTTGACGACGTACGCCGGGAGGATGGCCGGGCTCGCGTGCGACCGGAGAGGAGAAGCGACCGGCGACCGGAGGAGGTTAGAGAGGAGAGGCGGCGATGGGCGATCGAAGGAAGGAAGGGAAGGAGGCGATGGGCGACCTCGGTTGCGTTGAAATCGATTGGAGGAGAGATAGAGGTGTGTGGATCTAGTAATCCAGTTTTAACATAGATCATTGAAATTCTCAGATTTATCCCAATCCTCAAAGCACTTCCAATAACACTCTAATTAAACTTAGCTAAAGGAAAATCAATAAATAAATGGTTCAAGCTCTCTTTATCGCCACAGAACTCACAATTACTATCACCCTTCCAACCTCTTTTAGCTAAATTATTTTTAGTTAGCACTCTATTTTGAAGTAGGAGCAATATAAAAAAGTTCTGATTTCATCTTGAGTTGTTGGATAGTGAGAGATAACGGAAAGGCTGAATGGATAATCATGTTATGTGTGTTAGATACACCTGGTTAGTTGGCTGTCCCGCCCAAAATATCAGTGACCGACCAATGGTCAGAATATGAACGGGCTTTTCCTTTCTGGTATCTTGGATGGATTAAATCATATAACTTCATACCTTTCTCAGCCTTTTCTTTGGCTGAGATCAACCTGTCCGTATTATACCATATAATTTTGTAGTTTTTTTTAGGGAAAGCCACAGATGTGGTTTTATCCATGACCACCGCCGCACGTTACCGGCGGTGGAGCGGGCTTCCCCAACGTGGGCGCCCACGGGCAACGACGCATGGTGGGACTATTTCTGCGTGCGGTAGGAGTAAGAGTTGACGCGGATTGAAGGCTGCCGACACTCTACAATGCGACTGGGCGCCATCTCATCTTGGGTGTGCCTAGCCACACCGTGGATACCGTCTTGCAGGGGATCTGGCCCAGCAATCGTCTGCTGAAGATGCTGACATCGCCACCATCTTTGCCACCAAGCCGGGGGCATCCCAGGGACACGACGTCCCGCTGCTCCTCGTACAGTCCGCCCGCTCCACGTCGTCCATTTCCCCCTACCTCGCACCGAAATGTGGGGAGAAGGAGGAGTTTGCCATGCAGGCGAGGAGGCGCAACCCGTCGTGGGCCATCGTCATCAGCGAGCCGCGGCAATCGACACTCGCCTGCCTACGCTGCCCGATGCCGGGGTTGAAGGAGTATAGGAGGTTGACGGCGGGGAGTTGATACATGTGCCAACAGGGGCTTCTATCCATTGCCGATGACTCAGACTACACGTCGGGCTAGAACACGACGTGGATGGACACGCTGAACGACCAAAAGGCGTGGGATGGGAACATCGAGGACTTGATCGCAGTATCGATCCACGACTCCCGCAAGCCACTCGTCGACCTCAGTCgagacctataatttttgtattcAAATCTTGTAAATTTGAATACAATCTTGAATTATCGTTTGAATTTATAATTTTCAAATGTTTCCGATCCAACGTTTTTTCGGGACGTCGGGACACGAGCGACTGGAGACGTGTGGGCGATAACgactgttataaaagcgacaagcaaatagcgAAGaatgaaacaagaacacacgcaggggacacaagatttaacgtgaaaaaccccttccaacacagaaggggaaaaaaccacgggcgccagccagcaaaacttcactatatcgggaggtgtttacaaacgccgtgggttatcttataatctgataaaccctagccggcggcttacaagatgtatatataggcggtgccaacgatccgtaccgtaccgcgggggcctgccgccccccgcaccccccttcgcaggcgtccctgcagggcacgacgtatgggctaacttctgactacgctacgcttcggcccaagcctccggcgacgggccacgggcctcgctccgctcgtcagaagttagcctccctttagtatatgaatttggatcacaatacaacaacgaCAATTTTCGCAATGGTATGCGGTCACCTCGTGCTCGTGGTGAAAGGGAGAAGTGGATGTTCCTTCCATTCCTCCGGTCGCTTCCGCAGGCATTGGTGCATATCCGAGATGAAGAAAGTGAAGCGGATGGATAATCATAATCTCACCTCAGCGCAACTGCCTGGCGTCCATTTTCGAGCCACTCGTGTGTACGTATCGAGTTGAAGAACGTTCGCCGACAAATGCAATGACTCGATCTTCCGCCGGAATCCTTGGCGCGGTGTGGACGCGCGCGGGCGAGGTAGACGCAACCAGGCCGGAGTCAGCGAGCGCCGGACGTATGATACGCCGACGAACCGTGTCCGGTACCGCCGATCGATGTACTGGCTGTGGCTGGCATGCACTGGTGCGGGTACGGCTCATTTCGCAGGCCCGTTGCTCCGGGACGGTGCACCTACGCTCTACGTGTGTGTCCAAGCCAGGAAACGCGGCTACCTAAAGTTGCCGACGTATACTCTGAGTCGTCTTTATGGCCATACGCTTTACGCTGGAAGGAGATTAAAAAATGGACCCGGTTCAAGCGCGACCTACTCCAGGCTTGGACTGGAAGCAGCCATTCGCGGAACCGACCATCGTCCACGCGGGCGGCGTGCCGGGCCGGGCCGACGACCACGGTCGGACGGCACCTCCCACGGCTTTCccggcgccggccggccggcgttaAAGATCACCACGTCGCGCCGCCCCGTGACCCGATCAACCTCTCCTTAATTTCTTCTTTCCGCAATCCCAGACCCAGACCTACTCCCAGGTGTTTTCCCTCTCCAGCAGATAACCTCCTCGGCCAGCACACCTTCGATCGGTCACCGTCCCCGACTGGCCGGTGCCACCTTTTCCTCCCGAGGTAAAACCGTCAGCTCGAAACGGCCATGGCCGAGAAAtgcgcgccgccgtccgcccggATGTGGAAAGACCGTAACTGCAACCGCGAAGAGCTGACGTGCACACGTCGACACATCCGGGGTATGCCGGGGCCACGGGGATCACGTTCTGGGGATTTGGGCGCGGCGGAGGCACATGGTCCGGCCGGGGCCGAACAAGAACGGCCCTTCATTGCCGTGGCGACGTTGCAGTGGTGCTGGCTGCTGCAGATCGCTGAAACCTTATCGGGTATCGAGTGTTCCAGTCCAGGCGACGTGCGCCAACTCCTGCAGGCTTGTCTTGTTGTTCGACGAGGAAGAATGGCAATCTTATCACGGGTGCTATGATCACGACGTTTGTGAGTTAGCACAAGTTCGTACATTTACATAATTGTTAAAAAGAAACGTATTCCGTAACAAAATTCATACATGTGTAGTAAGCCTGGTAGTAAATACATTTGAATCCTGCTTTTTTTTAAAAGCTGGCCATTTGTGTCAACTTATGGTAGCTTCTAATAGTCTGTTGTACAGTACGATAACCTAACATACAACTGTTGTCTCCGGCTCCGAAATAATCATACACTTTCTTTCATTACTTTTTTTGTATGTATGTTTGGAGTGTGTGTCTGCTATCCTTTACGTGCACAAATATGGCGCGGAATTCAAATTTAGAAGCCACGTCAGTATATAGGTAGAAACTCAAATTCGCATCTAGAAGAACTTAAATCCACACACACTAACACATTTG includes these proteins:
- the LOC124669591 gene encoding probable E3 ubiquitin-protein ligase ATL45, whose amino-acid sequence is MEQQLTTMAARRLLQAPTSSFSSTPGAHTIANDRDIIVILASLLCALICVLSIGLVARCACSRRLGIGPASAAAAAAANRGVKKSVLRAIPTVAYVAAVPETGTGKAAATDEEAAAPECAICLAEFEDGEAMRVLPQCGHAFHALCVDKWLRGHSSCPSCRRILGVRLPAGERCQRCGARPDPAAARWKPAPHCGEKPNFLP